The following are encoded together in the Naumannella cuiyingiana genome:
- a CDS encoding glycoside hydrolase family 16 protein, whose translation MALVATATYSVERSTAAPSFNGDQVPQIDGWRADFSEDFTAASVNDQNWGPYGWGYQPVGNGAMGVYRPENTTISNGTLNLTYAYRDGQWTSAGVSGAPLFTAAGGRWEFRVRQPRAAGLGYAFLLWPAGDKWPPEIDIAEGNSNSRTVSSFYHFRTADGRERLDASRQVDDPWVWNTYGVIIEADELIFTHNGEPHSRIALDTPEKRAVVSERMWIGFQIGVMDPNAPEAEWFETVKGGVPNAETPASGTVQIDWVAHYVRDPAASGDARSDGGGGSRSDGTGDLASGDGTTATDSGGAAGGETSRSGSGDVADDQGRTRGDQGRTSGDHLWNRLREFAAGERPGLPYSVYDR comes from the coding sequence ATGGCATTGGTGGCCACGGCGACCTACTCCGTTGAACGGTCAACGGCGGCACCGTCGTTCAACGGCGACCAGGTGCCGCAGATCGACGGCTGGCGGGCGGATTTCTCCGAGGATTTCACCGCGGCCAGCGTGAATGATCAGAATTGGGGGCCCTACGGCTGGGGCTACCAGCCGGTCGGCAATGGCGCGATGGGTGTTTATCGACCCGAGAACACCACCATCTCCAACGGTACGCTGAATCTGACCTACGCCTACCGCGATGGCCAGTGGACCAGCGCCGGCGTCAGCGGCGCGCCGCTGTTCACGGCAGCCGGCGGTCGCTGGGAGTTCCGCGTCCGCCAGCCGCGCGCCGCGGGTCTGGGGTATGCCTTCCTGCTCTGGCCGGCCGGCGACAAGTGGCCGCCGGAGATCGACATCGCCGAGGGCAACTCCAACTCCCGGACCGTCAGCTCGTTCTACCACTTCCGGACCGCGGACGGTCGCGAGCGACTCGACGCGTCGCGGCAGGTCGACGATCCCTGGGTCTGGAACACCTACGGCGTGATCATCGAGGCCGACGAGTTGATCTTCACCCACAACGGCGAGCCCCACTCGCGGATCGCGCTCGACACCCCGGAGAAGCGGGCCGTGGTGAGCGAGCGCATGTGGATCGGGTTCCAGATCGGTGTGATGGACCCCAATGCCCCCGAGGCGGAATGGTTCGAGACGGTCAAGGGCGGCGTACCGAATGCGGAGACCCCCGCTTCCGGCACGGTCCAGATCGACTGGGTGGCGCACTACGTGCGTGACCCGGCCGCGTCGGGCGATGCCCGCTCCGACGGTGGGGGCGGTTCCCGCTCCGACGGCACCGGCGACCTGGCGTCCGGCGACGGCACGACCGCCACCGACAGCGGCGGCGCCGCCGGGGGCGAGACGAGCCGCTCCGGGAGCGGTGATGTCGCCGACGATCAGGGACGCACGCGCGGCGATCAGGGACGCACCAGCGGTGATCATTTGTGGAATCGCCTGAGGGAGTTTGCGGCTGGCGAGCGCCCGGGGCTGCCGTACAGCGTCTATGACCGATGA
- a CDS encoding dTDP-4-dehydrorhamnose 3,5-epimerase family protein, protein MEITETELAGLFVLRPTAHRDPRGLFTRTFDAALARAHGMELGPDCQDSQSRSAPGVLRGMHGRGGAGEAKLVRCASGAVWDIVVDARPGSPTLGRHHAMRLDDTDFAALWIPPGFLHGFQVIGERAADVCYRIDRPHDPAEDIAVAWDDPDLALPWREQPRLISERDAAAGPWASLRG, encoded by the coding sequence GTGGAGATCACCGAGACCGAACTGGCCGGGCTGTTCGTGCTCCGGCCGACCGCCCACCGCGACCCGCGGGGACTGTTCACCCGGACCTTCGACGCCGCGCTCGCCCGCGCGCACGGCATGGAACTCGGGCCCGACTGCCAGGACTCGCAGTCGCGGTCGGCGCCCGGCGTCCTGCGCGGGATGCACGGCCGCGGCGGTGCGGGCGAGGCGAAGCTCGTGCGGTGCGCGAGCGGGGCCGTCTGGGACATCGTCGTGGACGCGCGGCCGGGCTCGCCGACCCTCGGCAGGCACCACGCGATGCGGCTCGACGACACCGACTTCGCCGCGCTGTGGATTCCACCGGGCTTCCTGCACGGCTTCCAGGTGATCGGCGAACGCGCCGCCGACGTCTGCTATCGGATCGACCGGCCACATGACCCCGCCGAGGACATCGCGGTGGCCTGGGACGATCCTGATCTTGCGCTGCCCTGGCGTGAGCAACCGCGATTGATCAGCGAGCGCGACGCGGCGGCCGGCCCGTGGGCGTCCCTGCGCGGCTGA
- a CDS encoding glycosyltransferase family 2 protein produces the protein MTDEAGETPGEVAPSGPMISVCVPAHNGGRFIRETLDSVLGQRDADFEVVVIDNASTDQTPAILEAIDDPRLRVVRTPRLLPMGENWRFAMTQLRGALVKVVCADDLLRPGALAAQAKILTEDPSIALVASRRDFINADGQVRAADRGLRGLTGPCEARTVLRRQVRCGINQIGEPANVMFRMADYARTTGWNAHRVYPMDAQLWVELLRLGRLYAQPQTYAAFRLSGSNLSASHSAEQYAQTDELLGEVAREWGIPRWQGALGRLARRAVWAAWRIRIKLLARSGAAR, from the coding sequence ATGACCGATGAGGCAGGCGAGACCCCGGGGGAGGTCGCGCCATCCGGACCGATGATCTCGGTCTGCGTGCCCGCGCACAACGGCGGGCGCTTCATTCGCGAAACACTCGACTCCGTCCTCGGCCAACGCGACGCCGACTTCGAGGTCGTGGTGATCGACAACGCCTCGACCGACCAGACCCCGGCCATCCTCGAGGCGATCGACGATCCCCGGCTCCGAGTGGTGCGTACCCCGCGATTGCTGCCGATGGGGGAGAACTGGCGTTTTGCGATGACCCAGTTGCGCGGCGCACTGGTGAAGGTGGTGTGTGCCGACGACCTGCTGCGGCCCGGGGCGTTGGCCGCCCAGGCGAAGATCCTCACCGAGGACCCGTCGATCGCCCTCGTCGCCAGCCGCCGTGACTTCATCAACGCCGACGGGCAGGTGCGCGCCGCCGATCGCGGACTGCGCGGCCTGACCGGCCCGTGCGAGGCGCGCACGGTGCTACGCCGCCAGGTGCGCTGCGGGATCAACCAGATCGGCGAGCCCGCCAACGTGATGTTCCGGATGGCCGACTATGCGCGCACCACCGGCTGGAACGCCCACCGCGTCTACCCGATGGACGCCCAGTTGTGGGTGGAACTGCTACGGCTGGGCCGGCTGTACGCGCAGCCGCAGACGTATGCGGCTTTCCGGCTGAGTGGCAGCAATCTGTCCGCCAGCCACTCGGCCGAGCAGTACGCCCAGACCGACGAACTGCTCGGTGAGGTGGCGCGCGAGTGGGGGATTCCCCGCTGGCAGGGCGCACTCGGTCGCCTCGCTCGGCGCGCGGTGTGGGCGGCCTGGCGGATCCGGATCAAGCTGCTGGCACGCTCGGGCGCGGCGCGGTGA
- a CDS encoding PIG-L family deacetylase produces MKPLRPGPLARVAVLGAHCDDIAIGAGGSLLTLCRANPGVIIDALVLSGAGTEREAEERAALAAFCPGAELRLTVADLPDGRMPGEWARAKSLVAAHRRTGDPDLVLAPQRRDAHQDHRLLAELVGQEYRDHLVLGYEIVKYETDLPTVSVHVALEPTVVGEKIALITEHYPSQHGRSWFDDEAFRAVLRIRGVQAQARHAEGFVLEKAVLDLTGGAQS; encoded by the coding sequence GTGAAGCCGTTGCGGCCGGGGCCGCTGGCCCGGGTGGCGGTGTTGGGCGCGCACTGTGACGACATCGCCATCGGGGCCGGCGGCAGCCTGCTCACCCTGTGCCGGGCCAACCCGGGCGTGATCATCGATGCGCTGGTGCTGAGCGGGGCCGGCACCGAGCGGGAGGCCGAGGAACGGGCCGCGCTGGCGGCGTTCTGTCCTGGCGCGGAGTTGCGGCTCACCGTGGCCGATCTGCCGGACGGTCGGATGCCGGGGGAGTGGGCGCGGGCGAAGTCCCTGGTCGCGGCGCATCGGCGTACCGGCGACCCGGATCTCGTGCTGGCACCCCAGCGTCGCGATGCCCACCAGGATCACCGCCTGCTCGCCGAACTGGTCGGGCAGGAGTATCGCGATCATCTGGTGCTGGGCTACGAGATCGTCAAGTACGAGACCGACCTGCCGACCGTGTCGGTGCACGTCGCGCTGGAACCCACCGTGGTCGGGGAGAAGATCGCGCTGATCACCGAGCACTACCCGAGCCAGCACGGGCGAAGCTGGTTCGACGACGAGGCATTCCGGGCCGTGCTGCGGATCCGCGGTGTCCAGGCGCAGGCCCGCCATGCCGAGGGCTTCGTGTTGGAGAAGGCGGTCCTCGACCTCACCGGCGGTGCCCAGAGTTGA
- the nhaA gene encoding Na+/H+ antiporter NhaA: protein MNDGLMVLFFLVLGLEVRRELSMGELTDRRRIAVPLIAAALGIALPAMIFLALNPTGEAARGWGAVIGTDTAFMLGAVALAGPRCPAQLRIFLLTLTVFDDIAAVSVIGIAYADNINFAALAVMGACLVALALLGRAGVWRTWPYGVTVFVLWLATLMSGLHPSVAGMIAGLMIPAHEPTRDDVDSATSLFRAFRQSPLPDSGQQAQRGLQRVVSINERWQVALHPWTSYFIVPVFALANAGVALGGGVLTDALTSRLTWGVVIGLVVGKAAGIGLGVLLATRLRLGDLPEGVGFGQVLGGAAMSGIGFTMSLLIIGLAFDDPVLQTEATVGVLLAAVLAAALGFAIFQIAARVFGQTEASLPYLLSEPVDVSRDHYRGNPDAELTLVEYADFECPFCGDATGMLEDLTERMGVNGRYIFRHLPLTDVHPHAFDAAIAAEAAARQGNFWGMHNLLFAHQDRLERDDLLGYAAELGLDLDRFATDLDDEALADRVRADMQSAHDSGARGTPTFFVGDRRHTGPYDAGRLEAELVRVFGRPERRPGAISTDDMRHRHGPGGSDPGPGAPAAD from the coding sequence GTGAACGACGGCCTCATGGTCCTGTTCTTCCTGGTGCTCGGTCTGGAGGTACGCCGCGAACTGTCGATGGGCGAACTCACCGACCGGCGCCGGATCGCCGTGCCGCTGATCGCCGCGGCGCTCGGCATCGCCCTGCCCGCGATGATCTTCCTCGCCCTCAATCCCACCGGCGAGGCCGCGCGCGGCTGGGGCGCGGTGATCGGCACCGACACCGCATTCATGCTCGGGGCCGTGGCGCTGGCGGGCCCGCGTTGCCCCGCCCAATTGCGGATCTTCCTGCTCACCCTGACCGTCTTCGACGACATCGCCGCGGTCTCGGTGATCGGTATCGCCTATGCCGACAACATCAACTTCGCCGCGCTCGCCGTGATGGGCGCCTGCCTGGTGGCGCTCGCGCTGCTCGGTCGGGCCGGCGTGTGGCGTACCTGGCCCTACGGCGTCACGGTCTTCGTACTCTGGCTGGCGACCCTGATGTCCGGCCTGCACCCGTCGGTCGCGGGCATGATCGCGGGTCTGATGATCCCGGCCCACGAGCCCACCCGCGACGACGTCGACTCGGCCACCTCGCTGTTTCGCGCGTTCCGGCAGTCGCCGCTGCCGGACTCGGGCCAGCAGGCCCAGCGCGGGCTGCAACGCGTGGTGTCGATCAACGAGCGCTGGCAGGTCGCGCTGCACCCGTGGACCAGCTATTTCATCGTCCCGGTGTTCGCGCTCGCCAATGCCGGCGTCGCGCTCGGTGGCGGCGTCCTCACCGACGCCCTGACCTCGCGGCTCACCTGGGGCGTGGTGATCGGCCTGGTGGTCGGCAAGGCGGCCGGCATCGGGCTCGGCGTACTGCTCGCCACCCGGCTGCGGCTCGGCGACCTGCCCGAGGGCGTCGGCTTCGGTCAGGTGCTGGGCGGTGCCGCCATGTCCGGCATCGGCTTCACCATGTCGCTGCTGATCATCGGCCTCGCCTTCGACGACCCCGTGTTGCAGACCGAGGCGACGGTCGGTGTGCTGCTCGCCGCCGTGCTCGCCGCCGCCCTCGGCTTCGCGATCTTCCAGATCGCCGCGCGCGTGTTCGGCCAGACCGAGGCGAGCCTGCCCTACCTGTTGTCCGAGCCGGTCGATGTCAGCCGTGATCATTACCGCGGCAACCCCGACGCCGAGCTGACCCTGGTCGAGTACGCCGACTTCGAGTGCCCGTTCTGCGGGGACGCCACCGGCATGCTGGAGGATCTGACCGAGCGGATGGGAGTGAACGGGCGCTACATCTTCCGTCACCTGCCGCTGACCGATGTGCATCCGCACGCATTCGATGCGGCCATAGCGGCCGAGGCCGCCGCGCGGCAGGGCAATTTCTGGGGGATGCACAACCTGCTGTTCGCCCACCAGGACCGCCTCGAACGCGACGATCTGCTCGGCTATGCCGCCGAGCTCGGGCTCGACCTCGACAGGTTCGCAACCGACCTGGACGACGAGGCGTTGGCCGACCGGGTACGCGCCGACATGCAGTCGGCGCACGACAGCGGCGCGCGCGGTACGCCGACCTTCTTCGTCGGCGACCGGCGACACACGGGGCCCTACGATGCGGGGCGCCTGGAGGCCGAGTTGGTCCGGGTGTTCGGCCGACCGGAACGCCGCCCCGGCGCGATCAGCACCGACGACATGCGGCATCGCCACGGGCCCGGCGGCAGCGATCCGGGCCCCGGAGCACCGGCGGCGGACTGA
- a CDS encoding methyltransferase domain-containing protein, with protein sequence MICRACGRAGGRDDVVLDLGEQPITQHLPDPADPGPDPRAPLAMWCCRGCGLAQLAGEVDPGPEVVGVEPTAVRDLARSALADAGERGLLDGATVREFGSPHGGTWLDLLPGHRVVTDGVAEVVIDSLGLMHEPDQARAAGRLAAALAPDGTALVQFHDLAAIAEQRQWNALRHGHYAYYSATALVRLLGAAGLVPIHALRHDLYGGSVVLALRHRAAAHPLDGSVAELVARDAALGITEPAALAGMGAAAAESVRRLRRHLAARRAAGDRVVAYGAASRAVALFAMAGVGAGQVLAVGDASPGKQGRALPGSRIPVVAPERLADLAPDEVLVTIPELLVELAAARPELADRLVRLDRVDD encoded by the coding sequence ATGATCTGCCGGGCGTGCGGCCGGGCGGGCGGACGCGACGACGTGGTGCTCGACCTCGGCGAGCAGCCGATCACCCAGCACCTGCCGGATCCGGCCGATCCCGGTCCCGATCCGCGGGCCCCGCTGGCGATGTGGTGCTGCCGGGGCTGTGGCCTCGCCCAGTTGGCCGGCGAGGTCGATCCCGGCCCGGAGGTGGTCGGCGTCGAACCCACGGCGGTGCGCGATCTGGCCCGGTCCGCGCTCGCCGACGCGGGGGAGCGGGGGCTGCTGGACGGTGCGACCGTGCGCGAGTTCGGGTCGCCGCACGGCGGCACCTGGCTCGACCTGTTGCCCGGCCACCGCGTGGTGACCGACGGTGTCGCCGAGGTGGTGATCGACTCACTCGGGCTGATGCACGAGCCGGACCAGGCGCGTGCCGCGGGCAGGCTCGCCGCGGCGCTGGCGCCCGACGGGACGGCGCTGGTCCAGTTCCACGACCTGGCAGCGATCGCCGAACAACGACAGTGGAATGCGCTGCGGCACGGGCACTACGCCTACTACAGCGCGACGGCGCTGGTCCGGCTGCTCGGCGCGGCCGGACTGGTCCCGATTCATGCCCTACGCCACGACCTCTACGGCGGCTCCGTGGTGCTGGCGCTGCGCCACCGGGCGGCGGCCCACCCGCTGGACGGATCCGTCGCGGAACTGGTGGCCCGCGACGCCGCGCTGGGGATCACCGAACCGGCCGCGCTCGCCGGCATGGGCGCCGCCGCGGCGGAGTCGGTACGCCGACTGCGGCGCCACCTCGCCGCGCGCCGGGCGGCCGGGGATCGGGTGGTGGCCTACGGTGCCGCGTCGCGCGCGGTGGCGTTGTTCGCGATGGCCGGGGTCGGCGCCGGTCAGGTGCTGGCGGTCGGCGACGCCTCACCCGGCAAACAGGGCCGGGCGCTGCCGGGCAGCCGGATTCCGGTGGTGGCGCCCGAACGGCTGGCAGATCTCGCGCCGGACGAGGTGCTGGTCACGATTCCGGAGTTGCTGGTGGAGCTGGCGGCGGCCCGCCCGGAGCTTGCGGATCGGCTGGTTCGGCTGGATCGCGTGGACGACTGA
- a CDS encoding NAD-dependent epimerase/dehydratase family protein, with protein sequence MRVLLTGQLGYLGTVMAPVLTADGHEVVGLDTGLYAAELLGPAPADPPALAVDLRDVTADQLAGFDAIVHLAALSNDPLGALDPELTFAINRDASVRLAQLAKQAGVRRFLYASTCSVYGAAGDSLVDETAPLAPVTPYARSKVEVEDELITLADDDFHPTSLRNATAFGYSPRLRADIVLNNLVGHAVLTGRIRVLSDGTPWRPLVHAADIAEAFRQTLAAPEEAVHARAFNVGDERNNVTVAQIADEVARAVPGAEVEITGESGPDPRSYRVDFSAIREALPNFGCRWSVADGAAELAAAYRDHGLDRAGFEESFVRLATLRRRLDAGELDDGLRPVPFDS encoded by the coding sequence ATGCGAGTCCTGTTGACCGGCCAGTTGGGCTATCTGGGTACGGTGATGGCGCCCGTGCTGACCGCCGACGGTCACGAGGTGGTCGGCCTCGACACCGGCCTGTATGCCGCCGAGCTGCTGGGCCCCGCCCCCGCCGACCCGCCCGCGCTGGCCGTCGACCTGCGCGACGTCACCGCTGATCAACTCGCGGGCTTCGACGCGATCGTCCACCTGGCCGCGCTGTCCAACGACCCGCTGGGCGCGCTCGACCCGGAGCTGACCTTCGCGATCAACCGTGACGCGTCCGTCCGGCTCGCCCAGCTCGCGAAGCAGGCGGGGGTGCGGCGCTTCCTCTACGCCTCGACCTGCTCGGTGTACGGGGCCGCCGGCGACTCCCTGGTCGACGAGACGGCCCCGCTGGCTCCGGTCACGCCGTATGCCCGCAGCAAGGTCGAGGTCGAGGACGAGTTGATCACGCTGGCCGATGACGATTTCCATCCGACCTCGCTGCGCAATGCCACCGCCTTCGGCTACTCCCCGCGGCTGCGGGCCGACATCGTGTTGAACAATCTGGTCGGCCATGCCGTGCTGACCGGACGGATCCGAGTGTTGTCGGACGGTACGCCGTGGCGACCACTCGTCCACGCAGCCGACATCGCCGAGGCGTTCCGGCAGACGCTCGCGGCGCCGGAGGAGGCGGTGCACGCCCGGGCATTCAATGTCGGCGACGAACGCAACAATGTCACGGTCGCGCAGATCGCCGACGAGGTCGCGCGCGCGGTGCCCGGTGCCGAGGTCGAGATCACCGGGGAGTCCGGGCCCGATCCGCGCTCCTATCGCGTCGACTTCTCCGCGATCCGGGAGGCGCTGCCAAACTTCGGGTGTCGCTGGTCGGTCGCGGACGGGGCGGCCGAGCTTGCGGCGGCGTACCGCGATCATGGGCTGGACCGGGCGGGCTTCGAGGAGTCCTTCGTCCGGTTGGCGACGCTGCGCCGCCGGCTCGACGCGGGCGAGCTCGATGACGGGCTGCGGCCGGTCCCCTTCGACTCGTGA
- a CDS encoding oligosaccharide flippase family protein produces the protein MSRVDSDRGSRQDLFGRGMIYVVVWSMQLVVATAISPVLAHLLPVEEFGALAAAIALYQLLLLLAVFGLDQALEMRRLEDPDAARTRGLLAAGICFAFLIVAAFALSSPLWSSMLGFAGYRDLVLITFGWAAPGAAVMLMMALLQAEDRLAQFAFVSILSSAGGPVIGLAIMLSMGDRSAVTYAWGGVFAQSLALVLGLCWTRPRPAGLRDLPEFRRVLAFGAPLLLAGLSQFVLAAADRLAVLRVLGEAEVARYQIAFTIGNVMSLLLTFTNRAWLPRLKSLSDVAQRWQVIEQARDGIYVLLGWAILGVTLGAPVLLRVLAPPSYQPDSLVVVVFVVACCAIPVASGAASMQLLTTIGDTRPLGWSAVLAVAVKIVVTAALLVPLGILGAAIATLVALTAQVGLLRWIATRRQPATRPNRRVLGFGAAALVVAALSVLLPQSAGWNAGRFAISLALTIPFFMRMRILQRANPAAPDPGEKS, from the coding sequence GTGTCTCGGGTTGACAGCGACCGCGGGTCGCGCCAGGACCTGTTCGGCCGGGGGATGATCTATGTCGTCGTTTGGTCCATGCAACTCGTCGTGGCGACGGCGATCTCGCCGGTCCTGGCGCACCTGCTGCCCGTCGAGGAGTTCGGCGCGCTGGCGGCCGCCATCGCGCTGTACCAGTTGCTGTTGCTGCTCGCCGTCTTCGGCCTCGACCAGGCGCTCGAGATGCGCCGGCTGGAGGATCCCGACGCGGCCCGCACCCGCGGCCTGTTGGCTGCCGGGATCTGTTTCGCCTTCCTGATCGTCGCCGCCTTCGCGCTGAGCAGTCCGCTGTGGTCGTCGATGCTGGGATTCGCCGGCTACCGCGACCTGGTCCTGATCACCTTCGGATGGGCAGCGCCGGGGGCGGCGGTGATGTTGATGATGGCGTTGCTGCAGGCCGAGGACCGGCTCGCCCAATTCGCCTTCGTCAGCATCCTGTCCAGCGCCGGTGGCCCGGTGATCGGTCTGGCGATCATGTTGTCGATGGGCGATCGCAGCGCCGTCACCTACGCCTGGGGAGGGGTGTTCGCGCAGAGCTTGGCGCTGGTTCTCGGGCTGTGCTGGACCCGCCCGCGACCGGCCGGGCTGCGCGACCTTCCGGAGTTTCGTCGGGTGCTGGCCTTCGGCGCGCCTCTGCTGCTGGCCGGGCTCTCCCAATTCGTCCTCGCGGCGGCGGACCGGCTGGCCGTGTTGCGCGTGCTCGGCGAGGCCGAGGTCGCCCGCTACCAGATCGCCTTCACGATCGGCAATGTGATGTCGCTGCTGCTGACCTTCACCAATCGGGCGTGGCTGCCGCGGCTGAAGAGTCTCAGCGACGTGGCGCAGCGCTGGCAGGTCATCGAGCAGGCCCGCGACGGCATCTATGTGTTGCTCGGCTGGGCGATCCTCGGAGTCACCCTGGGCGCGCCGGTCCTGCTCCGCGTCCTCGCACCGCCCAGCTACCAGCCGGACAGCCTGGTGGTGGTCGTCTTCGTGGTGGCCTGTTGTGCGATCCCGGTCGCGTCCGGGGCGGCGAGCATGCAACTGCTCACCACCATCGGTGACACCCGGCCGCTGGGTTGGAGCGCGGTGCTCGCCGTGGCGGTGAAGATCGTGGTCACCGCCGCGCTGCTGGTCCCCCTGGGCATCCTCGGGGCCGCGATCGCCACCCTCGTCGCCCTGACCGCCCAGGTGGGCCTGCTGCGCTGGATCGCCACCCGCCGCCAGCCCGCGACCCGTCCCAATCGCCGGGTGCTCGGATTCGGCGCCGCCGCACTGGTGGTGGCCGCACTGTCGGTGCTGCTGCCGCAATCGGCAGGGTGGAACGCGGGCCGCTTCGCCATTAGCCTAGCCCTGACCATTCCGTTCTTCATGCGGATGCGCATTCTGCAGCGGGCAAACCCTGCTGCCCCTGACCCGGGAGAGAAATCGTGA